In Euphorbia lathyris chromosome 9, ddEupLath1.1, whole genome shotgun sequence, the following are encoded in one genomic region:
- the LOC136206107 gene encoding probable zinc metalloprotease EGY1, chloroplastic — translation MGTLTSCSFSALNLRLRSATIGNNFRENTLSFDLRKKKKMMTTSCFLCKGISRREVSFIYFNRIRCFSTNNGGHGDLENSNNNENENVTKDSNVKTASLDEKEGRGVNDFGSDKAPTTASASSKPPTISPIGPPYNNFQVDSFKLLELLGPEKVDPTDVKLIKEKLFGYTTFWVTKEEPFGDFGEGILFLGNLRGKREDVFAKLQNLLAEVAGNKYNLFMVEEPNSEGPDPRGGPRVSFGLLRKEVSEPGPTTLWQYVIALLLFLLTIGSSVELGIASQINRLPPEVVKYFTDPNASQPPDMELFIPFVDSALPLAYGILGILLFHEVGHFLVAIPKKVKLSIPFFIPNITLGSFGAVTQFKSILPDRATKVDISLAGPFAGAALSVSMFAVGLLLSSNPTMSGELVQVPSMLFQGSLLLGLISRATLGFAAMHAATVPIHPLVIAGWCGLTTTALNLLPVGCLDGGRAVQGAFGKNALLGFGLTTYTLLGLGVLGGPLSLPWGLYVLICQRVPEKACLNDVTEVGTWRKALVVTAVLLVFLTLIPVGDELAEELGIGLVTTF, via the exons aTGGGAACTCTCACCAGCTGTAGTTTTAGTGCCTTGAATTTGAGACTTCGTTCAGCCACCATTGGCAACAATTTCAGGGAGAATACTCTATCGTTTGACctcagaaagaagaagaagatgatgacgACCTCTTGCTTTTTGTGTAAAGGAATTTCAAGGCGGGAAGtttcttttatctattttaatagAATTAGATGTTTTAGTACTAACAATGGCGGCCATGGCGATTTAGAGAATAGTAATAATAATGAGAATGAGAATGTTACGAAAGATTCTAATGTGAAAACGGCATCGCTAGATGAGAAGGAGGGCAGAGGCGTCAATGACTTTGGGTCGGATAAGGCTCCTACTACTGCTTCTGCTTCTTCAAAG CCACCTACTATATCTCCAATTGGTCCACCTTACAACAATTTCCAAGTTGATTCTTTTAAATTGTTGGAGCTTCTTGGACCTGAGAAGGTTGATCCAACTGATGTAAAGCTTATCAAGGAAAAACTTTTTGGCTATACGACCTTTTGGGTAACTAAAGAAGAGCCATTTGGGGACTTTGGCGAGGGCATTCTTTTCCTTGGTAATTTAAGAGGAAAGAGAGAAGATGTGTTTGCCAAGCTGCAAAATCTGCTGGCTGAAGTTGCTGGTAATAAATACAATCTTTTCATGGTGGAAGAACCCAATTCAGAAGGACCAGATCCCCGTGGCGGGCCACGTGTTAGCTTTGGTTTGCTACGGAAAGAGGTCTCAGAACCAGGGCCAACAACACTTTGGCAATATGTGATTGCTCTTCTGTTGTTTCTTTTAACCATTGGCTCGTCTGTggaattaggaattgcatctcAG ATCAATCGTCTTCCTCCTGAGGTAGTCAAGTACTTTACAGATCCAAATGCCAGTCAACCGCCAGATATGGAATTATTCATCCCATTTGTGGACTCAGCTTTGCCCTTAGCTTATGGTATTTTGGGAATTCTTTTATTTCAT GAAGTTGGGCACTTTCTAGTTGCTATCCCAAAGAAAGTAAAGCTAAGCATTCCTTTCTTCATTCCTAACATCACCCTTGGAAGCTTTGGTGCAGTTACTCAG TTTAAGTCTATTCTTCCTGACCGGGCAACCAAAGTTGACATTTCACTTGCTGGTCCCTTTGCTGGTGCTGCGCTCTCTGTCTCAATGTTTGCTGTTGGTCTGTTGCTCTCATCAAATCCAACCATGTCTGGAGAATTGGTGCAGGTTCCTAGCATGCTGTTTCAAGGTTCCTTGCTTCTTGGACTTATCAGCAGAGCAACTCTTGGTTTTGC AGCAATGCACGCTGCAACAGTTCCCATTCATCCTCTAGTAATTGCAGGCTG GTGTGGCTTAACTACAACAGCTCTTAATCTGCTTCCAGTGGGGTGCCTTGATGGCGGAAGAGCCGTGCAG GGTGCTTTTGGGAAAAACGCACTACTTGGGTTTGGGCTGACAACTTACACCTTGCTTGGTTTAGGAGTG CTTGGTGGACCGTTGTCGCTTCCATGGGGACTGTATGTATTGATATGTCAG AGGGTTCCAGAAAAAGCATGCCTAAATGACGTGACAGAGGTTGGAACATGGAGAAAAGCACTTGTCGTAACAGCTGTTTTACTTGTTTTCTTGACGCTGATTCCAGTAGGTGATGAACTTGCTGAGGAGCTAGGTATAGGTCTTGTAACCACATTTTGA